TCCAAGAAATTGGCTTTCTACATATTCAGACACAAAAATAGTTGCTCCAAATTCAATAGAATACCTTTACTTTCTGTTAGAACCCACCGCTGAAGTAACCTCAATACAGCTTAAAGTTGTTATTTTGATGAATAACGGTGATGAGTTTATTGAATATACAGATGTTTTTGATGCTACTTCTGTAAGACAAGTAGTACGTTTTTCAGCAGGCTTTTATCAGTTAGGACTACAACAATTGTATGCACCAGAGGATGTAAAATCATATACTTGTTATGTAATTGAGCAGAACTTTCAAAGTATTTCCGTTCCTAGATACTTCACTATGGATATTTCTTTATGTGATAGTAAGTTTTTTATTTATGAAAATTCAAAAGGTGGAATGGACAGCCTTACTGCAACAGGCAGAAATGTGTCAGAAATAGAAATTTCTAAAAAGTTTGCAGAAAAACATCTAGCATATAATTACACAGGTCAAGGCTTACAATTCTATAACCACGGAACAACAGCAATTTACAATACTTCTTATTCTGAATTAGTAAAAAGTAGCATAGGTTACAAAAATTGTGATGAAGTAAATGCACTCAAAGATTTTTTATTGTCCGAAAAAGTTTGGGAATATCGTATCAAAGATGGTATAGGTAAGTTTTTTCCAGTAGTCGTAACGACTACAAAAACATTGATATATGATGAATTAGAAAGGTTTGAATATACTTTTGATTTTGAATACAGATATGCTTTTGATTACCCAGTCTTACAACTTGACCTAACAGCTTGTAAATGTTGTTCGTGTTGTGATGTTGTGCCTATGCCTGATGTAATTCCAGTAGATGATACTCCACCGCCTCCACCTCCACCAGATGATCCAGAAAATCCAGTAGAAATACAAAAATTACCTTGTAATACTGTTATTGAGAGTGCAGGTTTTGGGGTTAAAGAATGGTATGTTGATTTACAAAGTGGTGGAGGTGTTCTTTGTATTGATGTTGATTCTTTATCTTTTCCAGTCAAGTTTGAGATTTTCCATAATGGAATCCGTGTTGCAACTTCTGGAATGACTGTATCTAATGCAGGTCCTTTTGATACTGCTGACGATGATACAAATTATCCAGCCGCTGACCAGTATATAAATACTTCAAAAGGTTCAATTCCAAACCGTCAAGCTGCATTCCAAACTGAAAATGGATATAATCAAAATGTTCAATTTCAGCAGCTTGTTTGGTTTAGGTACACAGGAGCTGATACATTACTAGATGGAAGAGCAATAGTGAGAGCTACGAACTCTGACAAAGATACTGCTCAAAATCCTTATAAACTTTTACAGCATTGTCCAACATAGAAAATGATAGCAATACAAGTAGATAATGAGTATTTGGATTTATTTCCAAATACAACCGTTGATTTTAAACATAATTCTTCCTTTTTTGAGACAAATGAGGAAGCTATTTCTTCGTATGCTATCCCTTTTACAGTCCCAAGGACAAAAAAAAATGAAAGAATTTTTCAATTCGTTTCTTTAGCAGAAATAGAGCAAAATAATGCTTTATTTGATTGTCAAGTATATTTACATAATTTGCCCTATAAAAAAGGTGTAATTGAGGTGCTTTCTTGGGAGGAAAATAGCTATAAAATTTCTGTTTTCGTAGAGCTTTCTAAGTTTCTTCTTAGAATGGAAGATAGTTTGAAAACACTTGATTTAGGATTTATTGAAGAACTTGGAGGTATTGTGCCTTATATACAAAATTCTATAAATCACATTTGGTCTGATGCATGTGTTTTTCCAGAAATATATGCACCTGATTTTTTGCCAGAAGGAGATTTACAAAGTAGATATGAAAAACATATAAATGATTATGATGAAGCAACTGCATTATATCATATTGGAGGTGATAAGCAACGTCCTTTTGTACCTTTTCTTTTTCTTAGATATGTTTTAGAAAAGATACAAGAGTTTTGTAATTGTCGTATAGAAGGGGATTTTATGGACAATATCGAACTACAAAAAATGCTTATTGTAAATAATTATTCAATAAATAATTTTTTTATAGCAGGTGCAGGAGCTAGTACATATACACAGCTAGGATTACAAACAAGAATAGACTTTAAAAATCATGTTCCTGATATTTCTATTCGTAAATTTTTAGCATTGACAGCAGATATACTTAATTACTCAATTACTTTCTCTGAAGTAGAAAACAAAATAGTATTTGTTAAAAAAGATTCTGTCTTTGCAATAGGAAACTATCAAGACTATTCAGAGCAGTTTTGTGAGTATACATCAGGCGAAATTGTAAATACATCTGAAAAATATCAAATTAGTTTTTTTGATGATGTTTTCCCAAAACACCCAGTTTATCCTAGTGAAATTAAATCTAAACCAATTACATTAGGAGCATCTACTTTAGAAACAAATTTTGGTACACAAAGAACAGTTTCAGCTTATTATTCTAAAATTGCAAGCAGGTTTTTGAGTGATGAAGCTCCTAATTTTACTGTTCCTAATATTGAATCCAAAACAGAAAATACACTTTGTTTTGTCTTTTGGCAAGGATTACAACCTAACCCAAACGGTTCAGCTCCACAAACGACACACTTTACACCAATTGCAAATCCTACCATTGTACTAGACCCCATAACCTTATATGAAAACCAGTTTATCAAATTCATAAAAGCAAAAGAGAACACAAAGAAATATACAGCCTCATTCAAAATGTCACTTACAGATGTTTTAAATTTTGACATCAATAAACCTATAAGGGTAAATGATGTTACGTTCATTCCAACAGAAGCATCCGTAAAAACAACACTACAAGGACTTGAACCAGTAGAAATAACTATGTATAGAATATAAAAAACAAATCTCTACCAGGCTAAAAGCATTTAGCCTGGTAAGAATTAAAAAGTATAACATCACATAAATTATGAAGAGATTTACTGAACAAGAAAAGGCTCAAATGAACGCTCAAGCACTTGGAGAGTTCAAAGTTGAAGTTGAAAAAAGACTTCGTAAAAAAATGATTGAAAAAAATGTTGGTAACGATGGAGATTTATACAATTCTCTTAAAGCTCAATTACAGAATCCAAACGTCATGAGTTTTGCTTTCTCTAATTATGGAAGGCATATAGATATGAGAAATACGGATTTTGGAAGCCCACCGTTTGAAGAAATAAAAAAGTGGGTAAAAAAAGAAGGTTTGTCAAAATTCAAATTTGCACCAGGTTATAAGACAATGCCCTCCGAAAGTATAGCACTAGATAGAATTGCGTGGGGAGTACGTCATGCACTTGCCAAAGGAGAAACTAAGCGAAAACGAAAAGCGTGGTATTCAAAAACCTTTTGGGGAGCAATTGATTTTCTGATTGAAAGGCTTATTGATATTCAAAAAGAAAAAATTAGAAATGAGATTTCAGGAAAAATAATATAGCAATACTCCAAAACCACAAAAAAAATCAAAGAAATTTCTTTTGAAATAATAAAAAAAAGTTTACATTGCCTTTGTAACAATGTAAACTTTTAGAATTAATTTAGAGTTTTCTAAGCTACACGTTTTACACTATGCTTATAGTACTCTAGCACATATCCATTAGGGTTAGTAAGGTATGCTTGATGAGAAGCAAAACGCTTACACAACAGACATCTACACGAGACTCTGTATCCCTTGGGTAAGTTGCTTTTGATAGTAATTTTCGCCTCATCTTTTTCCCCTTCAAACATTGCTATTTGTCGGCTCTTTTCCAATTTAAAAACTTCTATTTCGCCCATTGGTTTAGGTAAACAAACCTTTGGACTGATAAACATGTCTTGACAATACTTGTCATAGACTTCGAATTTTGTCGCTTTGCAACAGCGACATTTACATGTACTCATTTTTATATTTTTATGAGTAGCAGAGTTCTTTTTCAAAGTTGAAGGCATCTCAAAATTCCCTGCAACCTAAAGTTGACCGACTTTAGGTTGCAGTAGTAAAGATACTAAAAATGAAAGTAGTTTAACAGTTTTTTTAGAATAATATTAAAATTAAAATCAATTACATATACATAATTAAATTTAATTTACTACCTTTACATAAGTAAACATGTCGAAATTATACTTATCGTATGATTTTAAATTTTGCAATATTGCAACTATTGCATTACACATCTTCATTTTTATAGTCCTAAAAATTGTTTTTTTCAGTTTTAAGGATATTGTTAATTATTGTATGACCGTACAATATTTATCAAATCAAAAACAAATAACAACTAAGTTAAGTACTTGCATATAAAAAAACCATCTTGTATATGCTTCCTTAATTCCTAACATTAAAAAAGCCTTCAAGTTAATTTGAAGGCTTTTTTTATAACAAATGTTTTTGAAGAGGCAAAAATTTTTATTATATCTCATGTCTTAAAGACATAAAAAACCGTCCTATTATTTACTGAATATTAGGACGTTTTTTGTTTTATGGCAAAGACTTCTAAAGATTCAATTCAGATTGATGTTGAGATAAATGGTCTCAAAGCAGGGAAAACTCTAAAAGAGTTACAAAATCAAAAACGCACTCTAAACAAAGAGCTGCGTAATCTTACTATTGGTACAGAAGAATACCGTAAGAAAGCCGAACAGCTCACAGGTATAAATAAAATTTATGCTGAACAGCAGCAAAAGATAAAAGGAGTAAACCAAGAACTCAAAACTAAGGGAGGGTTTCTTGGTAAAGTCAAAGGAGCTATTGCCCCTCTTGGTGCTGCAATGGCTGGAGCTTTTGCTATTTCCGTAGTTGCTGATTGGACAATGGAACTTTGGAAAGGAATTGAAGCTACCAATAAATTACGCCAAGAAGTTTCCCAACTTACAGGCTTACAGGGCAAAGAACTTGATAATCTTACAGTAAAAATTTCTTCTCTATCAAAAACTACAGGAGAGGAACAAAAGGAGTTGATGCTTGCCAGTAACGCATTTGCTAAACAAATGGGTATCTCACATGATGAAGCCTTTCAGCTTATAGAGAAAGGTTTTTATAATGGTGCAAATGCGAATGGAAATTTTTTAGAGTTACTAAAAGAGCTACCAGTACAATTCAGAAATGCTGGGTATTCGGCAGAGCAAACTATAAAAGTAATGACTCAAGAAGTCAAAGGAGGTGTTTTTAATGGTACTCTGTCAAATACTGTAAAAGAGATGACTTTGGCATTAACTGAAATGACAAAAGCTCAAAAAGATGCTCTTACGAATGCTTTTGGTTCTTCATTCACAAATGAACTAGAAAAAGGTCTAAATACAGGCGAACTAACCGTAAAAGATGCCTACGAAAAAATCAAAACAGAAGGCGAAAAACTTGGACTTTCCACACAACAAATAGCCACTATCACAGCAGATGTTTTCAAGGGAGCAGGTGAAGATGCAGGTGGTTATCAAGAAATTGTCAAGCAGTTGGATGCTGCAATGAATATCAATCTTGATACACTAGATGATTATGGTAAAAAACAAAAAGCTGCAAATGAAGCTACACAAGAATCAGAAGCTGCATTGAATGAACTGTCAAAATCATTTACAAATTCAGGTTCAACAGCAACAATTTTATTTAATAAGGCACTAACTTTCCTCTACAAAACACTAGATAAAGCAGTAGAAATATTCGGTGCATTATCTGACAAAGGAGAAGTTCTTTTCAAAAAGTTATTCGACATTGGAAAAACACTTGGTTTGGTTTCCGAACAAACCGACACGATGGGAATGGCTATGCAAGTCGTGGAAAAAGTTTTGATTTTTCTCGTTCAAAATGTTTCTTTTCTGATAGAAGGACTGATATTTTTATCTGATGGTTTTAAAGCAGCTTACGAAGGTGGTGGACTATTCCGAACCGTTGTAGATGGTGTTATTGAGGGTGTAAAATCT
This genomic stretch from Bernardetia sp. harbors:
- a CDS encoding phage tail tape measure protein, whose protein sequence is MAKTSKDSIQIDVEINGLKAGKTLKELQNQKRTLNKELRNLTIGTEEYRKKAEQLTGINKIYAEQQQKIKGVNQELKTKGGFLGKVKGAIAPLGAAMAGAFAISVVADWTMELWKGIEATNKLRQEVSQLTGLQGKELDNLTVKISSLSKTTGEEQKELMLASNAFAKQMGISHDEAFQLIEKGFYNGANANGNFLELLKELPVQFRNAGYSAEQTIKVMTQEVKGGVFNGTLSNTVKEMTLALTEMTKAQKDALTNAFGSSFTNELEKGLNTGELTVKDAYEKIKTEGEKLGLSTQQIATITADVFKGAGEDAGGYQEIVKQLDAAMNINLDTLDDYGKKQKAANEATQESEAALNELSKSFTNSGSTATILFNKALTFLYKTLDKAVEIFGALSDKGEVLFKKLFDIGKTLGLVSEQTDTMGMAMQVVEKVLIFLVQNVSFLIEGLIFLSDGFKAAYEGGGLFRTVVDGVIEGVKSLVGWIADAIDFVSKLSGTEEAIAKQREQRRKADAEQAKKDAADALKKKEQEEKAKTETEKKAQEDRKKQAVAANRQKNQEVAKEDEKMRLENEKRKIQLIQDETERSIKSAQFAAEQEKKAIEKSKVSAQTKAESIKLIEQQLANDIAAIRKTAQEKEEERQKEEQEKAIENAQIKREEEKRDRILGATNAVTSAENTGDAQAILDAKIAQAELEREIELEQLDLTENEKFLIEQEYQQKKLDAQQEFEDKKKAIQQAGWDFSKELVGGTADLLQQAAEQNKKFGSLYKVAAISDIGINLAQEVQAIWKNANANPLNAIIPGAGTAIAIGKTALATGRAGFAVAKVKAQNFFDGGFTGPGEYKDETGHRVAGVVHDNEYVSPKWMVQRYPNLFASMENIRLRGFADGGFTSTTPSIPTDSVNPTQNNDNQKMMMMLGNTLNRLNQNLDVGIQAQVNPNDINKYNTDLNYIQNRASFS